The Musa acuminata AAA Group cultivar baxijiao chromosome BXJ3-6, Cavendish_Baxijiao_AAA, whole genome shotgun sequence region ACCACAGTTTTAAAACTGGAATAGACTATGACGATTTGGATAAAAGTTTGAGTAAGACGTGATGCCAATCACTTGGTATGTGAGCTGTGGAAATAATAAAATAGATGAACGGTTGCTCAAATTAATGGCCACAAGCTACCACAGGACACAGATGAAGCCGCAGCATTAATGATTTGAAGAGAGTGGCATTTGACGACGTCCAAAACTTTCTTGTGGTTCACTTTGTTTTTATAAAGCAAGTTCTAGACTCGATCTTATCGCTTGTCTTCCATCATGGCATGACCTTTTGGAAGGAATATATTATCTTGACAAGAACCAGTAGTCACTCCTATTTTTAAGTTACACTCCAAGGCAAGCAATTAATTGCTTCACTTGCAGAGAAGATGGTTATCAGAAACAATCATCCTTCCTTCCAACCAGTGAAGACTTCTCAACTTCGAGGCATCGGAACCTGACCTTAATCAGGCATATCAGTCACATTCGAGAGGTATTCTTGCACCTAATGATGGGTGTCAGGAATAGTCATAGCTTGCCCGCTGTGGACTCCTCTAATTGTTAGGAATTAAGTATAGTGTGTAAGAATAACGTTGTTTAATGTCCATTCCActttattctcctccctctctctaaaACCTgtccttctctttcaatgattCCAATGTGATGAGGATAAGAGTTGCCTTACCTACTTTATTTGTCGTCGATGTACCACTGCCGTACATTAAACGATATCATTTACTTTGATCAAACTTATGTGGAGATGTGGGATGTTTATAGCCAtggctgatcttattcaacaagaaGAAAGTCATGTACCTAATCATGCTACATGATATCTACAAGCCAACAGCTTCAAATGATCCGGTGGATCATCTTCAATAATCGTATTTGACTAAGTGTGATCTCCTGAAACTACTACTACATCATCATGCATGACCGCTCTGCTGAAGCGAGATAAAGCTTCTTGAGGGGGGCAAAAATGGCGTTTCAGTACCCATTTGATCTCTTTTATGCTACTTTTGTCTTTTTCCGTTTCCTTTATTCTTCTACCACTTGTCCGATTACGATCGATGCGTCAATGTAATCCCAGCTGAGGGTTCAGCAGTAGTTGCTGATTGAAGAAGCGCTGGTTGAGCAAGTTGCACTGAGTGCCGTCGAACTGGTCGGAGAACTCGGTGGTGTAGATGGTTGCGTCACTGCTGGGCTTCTTCCATGGGTGAAGGAGATCGTTCATGCCGTCTAGGTAGGACTCCGTCGTCCGCTGGCGCTTTGTAGGGTTGGCAGCAACGGGAGCAGCGGATTCTTCTCGGATTTTATACGGAGCGAACGTGTAATTGTCATTGCTGCAGTTGCTGTTATCAGTTTTGAGTTGATTCGTGCTCGGTTGGGCCATGAGCAGGGCAAGCTCGGATCCCTGCATCTCCGGTAGGTTATCGAACAGGTGCGACGGCGGGGCAGAGTAGTTCTCCAGGAAATCTGACACGGAGAAGGATTTCTGCAGCCGAAGACCGCTGGGTTGCTCCGTGCTGCGAAAGCTCGATAGGTAGATGTCCCCGGAACCGGAGTCTTCTTGTTCTTGATCAACCAGTGGCGGCACCGATTGGAGATTGTGGTTCTTCTTGTAGATGCGGCAGAGCACCCAGTCATCCAACTGCAAGATGGAATCAACGACCACGTCAAAAGACATGAATGGTGTGCGTTGAAGTTGGCATCCTTTTCGGCAGAAGCAAGCAAACAAAGAGATTGCCATCGCAATCACAGTACGCAAGGGGAGGTTTGACTCCGTGTGCGGTATTCCTGCAAAGAGGAGATGGAGGTGAGGAGGAAGTGGCTGCTGATTACCCTCATGGAGGCGTTCTTAAACTTCATGGGCTTGTAAGTGTTGCCATGGTGAGCTTCTGCGAGGCGGTACTCGTGCATGATCCAGTTGGTCTTCCTCCCTCTCGGAGGCCGTCCCTTGTAGAAGACCAACGCCTTCTTCACTCCGATATGCTCGTTCCCTCCGCTCCTGTGGATCGGCTTGTCGGTCCCGGTCGCCTTCCAGTAGCCGGAGGCGGCCGCGCGGTTCGGCCGGACCCCGTTGGGGTACTTGCGATCCCTCgggctgaagaagtaccactcctGCTCCCCAAACATGGCTTTGGCTGCGTCAAGCAGGAAAACTCGTGTCATCACAGAAAGCACAGAAGAGGGACGTGGATGGACCACTTCGCGGAGCGAGCTAAGCACGAACCAGGTAGGTCCCAAGGGTCGAACTTGTAGATGTCCACCTCGGCGATGATGGACACGGGACATGGCAGAGAAGATGCCTGGTTCCGCAGGTAGTGCTGAATGAGCTCTTCGTCGGTGGGGTGGAACCGGAAGCCGGGCGGGAGCGACGCAGGATCCGACATCGTCACGGAAGGAGACGAAGCCATGGGAAGGGGGGAAGAGATTGAAATCTCAAGGAGCGAAGTGTGGCGCTGCCTTTATGGTGGGAGGCGTTTTTGTCCTTTAGCGACGCCGCGCGATCCATACACGCGGTTTCATCCATCGATCGGCCCCAAGATCAAGCGTTGAGGACCGTCGGATCAATCTTAGTCACCGTCGACGAGGCCAAATTGAATGAGGACTCCTTTCCCCAGTGGAAGACAACCAGAGCCACTCGAATCATCCTAACCGTCCATTTCATCATGCACGGCTTCGATCTCCCTTGGGTCAACGTTTTCAACTTGAGTCAAGATGGACAGGTGGTTGCAGCGCGAAGGCCTACACGTGTCCGCGAGATCTGCCGACCCTGCCGAACACACAACATGGACGTGCACATAGACGGAGCCATGACTCATGCATGAAGACAAAGAGCTCGTATCTGGGTTTGTCGAGATGCATTAAAGGCAGGGATCCTTTAATAAGTCTCGTCTCAGTGCTAACACATGTGGCGGAAGTGCATAGGCTGGCAAGTGTGGTGACAGAAAAGTACGCTTGGTAGGTGTTAGTCGACGTTACTTCTGGTCCCCGTACTTGCCGAGAAGGTGTGGATTAGGAATAAAGGAGGATTATCCTGTGAATTAGTGACTGTCATTAGCTTGGACGCCATCACAAGTTACATGCAATCTTACGGTAGCTTCAATGCAAGGAGAGGCATCGGCGATAGCGACATCCGTCGGCAGATGCAGAGGGGAGCGGAGCTAAAGCCCAAGGCTTCGTCTTCCACATCTCCACTAGCATTCTATATAAAGTAACGTCAGGTTGTCATGCACTGATTCGCGTCGAGTCGGAGGTGACAGGTGCATGCACCATGGCATATGGGGGGAGGAGGAATGCGAGCCGCGTCGGTCGTTTTCGTCGGATGGCGATCACGCTGACGAAGTGGATGATGAAATCCCCCCCCTTCTCCCCGAGGGAGTTCCCATCCAGCAAAAGTTGAtgttgatgacgatgatgatgcacATGAGTACGTGGAAGTCGAACGCACGGTGTTCCTGTCATGCTCAGGAACTGCATGTTCGCCGGTCATCACAGAACCTTGGCAGGTTCAGTTGCTTTGCGTTAGCATTCTGTGATGAGAAGTTTTGTCGTCAATTGCTCGCGAGATTGGTCTTGTGACTGATCCACAAGAAATGACTTCCTAGGTCCGTGGAGGTGGTAACGGAGGATGGATAAGATCGCGAGGAGAAAAGACAAAAGTGTTAGGGTGGAATGTTCAAGTTAAACTCTGGCAGCTTATTGGAGGGAGGAAAGGAGAGGGACAAAATGGCATGTGACATCGATTCTATATGCTCATCTTCCCATGCATGCATATCCACAGGGAGATGCCGGAGGAGGAAGAGAACCATTCCAGACCACTATTAAATATCTAATCGTTTTCTCGTGGTAGATTAAGACTAGAGATGTAGCATATAAGTGCACGCCATATATAATACGTGATGGTAAGCTATCTTCTTTGTCTTTATGGCCTACGAGTCTTACTTGGACTTTGGACTTTGGAATTTTAGGATGTTAATAAGAAACTAAATGAATGTGCAGCAGTCAAATTTGAAGTGATACACGTCATCATATCGTACAAttcttcgggggggggggggggatgaccaGAGAAAAATGAAGTTGGAAATGACAAGAATCATATGCTGGAACATGGGGAATGTGAGCACTCACTGACCTTTTCCTTACGGCGGAAGCTTCAGGTGGTGATCCTTATCCCCCACCCTCATCGTTGACCACCCGCTTACTAAGAACCCTGAGGAATCGATGCTGCCTCATCCAGTGCATGTAGCCATCCGAAACAAGACGAGGTGGTGGGAATGGTGAAGacgggactctctctctctctctctctctgagagcgGCGATCGATCTCCATTCGCAGCAGCATGGAGAAGGATTGGGACGTGGAATTGGTGGCTCTCCACGTGGAGTCTGAGAGAGAAACCATGCAGGTTAACGTGTTCGTCGTCAGATTCACTCCTTGTCTTGGTCTGCTTTGGCATCACCTGATGAAGATGCTGTGGCTCTGTTCCACAAGTCACTCACTCTAAACGATAACGATGGAGCCAAATCCCGTTCCATTTACTTGTACGTGTACGTTTGATTCTGTGCAGCTTTGCCAATAGTGCTTAGTggccaaagaagaaaaaggacaaTGACATTTTCTACATCATAGGGAGTTAATTATGCCTCTTTTCCTTGTATTCTAATAATACTAAGTTCACACACCCAAGAAAGATGGAGAACTGCTCTACATGAatgctctctctatctctctcgctAAAGGAAGTCCAATCCATGAGACTAATCTTTCAAAGATAGAGAGGATACGCCTCTCTATAATACAACCAGATTGGTGTGGTGGAGAACCTACCACGGCATAAGACAATATTGTGCATATATAGACCTCTAAAATAAGTTATTTTTGTAGTTATCCCTCTGATTATTAGCATGTATATCTGTTTATCTCTATGGGTTAACTCAAATTCCGAAGTTAATTAAAactctaaataatattaatactcTTTTTTAATATTTCATGATTATATATTGATAGTGGCACTTTAGGTATTCAAAAATTGGTAACTTAATCTACCtgatgtgtatatgtatgtatatatatatatatatatatatatatatatatatatatatatatatatatatatatatatatatatatatatatatatatatatattcatccaaAGATTTACATCCACGCATCTTTTGCCAAACCTTATCCAACTAATGCTATATTAACTATACATAGAGTACGttcaaaaacatatttatattttaattatgtatTTAAACAAACAGGTTTGAGTGAATATTTAGTTGTGAAATGCTTTGACTGTTTAGTAAATAATAgatgaaattatattttaaatatgcattgaTGTAAGTATTATTTggtaagattatattttaaaaatttattatatattatacaataaatttatccttttaatatttttaataatttatttttttttttaaaaatatattttcatttaaattaataaataaaataaaataaaaaattggatatatgtatgtaatcttaaaaaaaattgtatgcctcatatataataaataataaaaaatataatcatatacatTAATACAAATCAACtttaaaagtaaataaataaaatcttatttaatagaaaatataactcTTACTGGTTTATCTCTAAatcaatatttaataaaaaaaatactacaatttaaaaaaaaattgttaaatgttatttgaaatgtgcattgagACACATTTTTCCGAAACGTACCTATAAATtgttgaagaaaaaaatatatctaaaatatttttattattatcatcgaTTATTTTAGTTTCATTCTCATTTATTTTCCATTCTACTTcaccacagaaaaaaaaaaatcaaagattacTTCAAACATTAAAACAAAAGACTTCAAACTGACATCACAGAATAATATTAGATGCAATAATATAGTCGCATAATctgatggatatatatatatatatatatatatatatatatatatatatatatatatatatatatatatatatatatatatattgcagtgatactttgatttatatttGCACTGGACCAAGAAACTTGAACGAAGCTGGTGGCTGCATGCATGATTGTGAACACAAACGTGGAACCGGAGGAGTTCAGCTCATTTCCAAGCCcaaaaagcagagagagagagagagagatggtaaaGGGCAAGATAACTTAAAtatcgaagagagagagagagagagagagtaaagggCAAAAGAAGTTAAATATCGAAGGATACATCTTAACTGTGCACACTGTTTGTCGTATTTGAGCAACAGAGAAGGTCCGATGTGTTCATGATGTACAACATCACAACATGCATACGAATTTAATTGGGATCTCCCAACTCTTTCCGAATTAGTATGAATAATCGCAAAATATTCCTCTGGTATTTTGTCTCCTGGCCTTCGCATCCTAATTCACATGAGACCAAACATTAACGTACTGTTGGTATTAATCGAGTCCTCCTCCTTCATTACCTACTGCTGTAAAAATCCTTGTACACTCACTCAGCTGATGTCCATGCGATATTACATAGCATCAGAGTGCAAACGTGACTAATGAATGCCAATGCTACAGTAGCAGTGGATTAATGTGTCCTACTCTATTCACTATGTACAGATGCTTTTGTCTTCTCGGCGGATCGATGGAGCTCAGAATGGTGGCATGATTTGGGTGGTCTTGAGATACGGAGATCCCATAGATGGGAAGAAGCAGCACTCTTGGTTCACCACATCGACCACGGGCAGAGATGCGATCCCGGCAAAAGGATTCTGCAACTCCTCCAGATTCAAGTCCACGAACCAATCGCTCTCCTCCTTGAGCTTTTCCAAGGTGTGGAAGGGATGGCATCCTTGTCGCACCAGATCATCCAGCTCCGGGAATCCGGCGTGCTCGATGTCGGATTCCGGTGTGCGCAAACTATCCGATCCGGCGTCCTCGTTGATCTCCGACGTCTCCATCGTCGCCTCCTCCTTCGCCTGCATCTTTTTCTCCCAGCTGTTCTTCTTGTTGTACAAGCGGCAGAGCACCCAGTCGTCCAGCTGCAGGTGAAGGAAGCAaacgttgagagagagagagagagagagagagagagagagagagagagagagaaggtgtcGTACTCTTAGGCTGCCCTTCCTGTTGGGGGAGCGGTTGGTGTCGGCGAGGCGGTACTCGTGCATGATCCAGTCGGTCTTGAGGCCTCGAGGCGCCTTCCCGTGGTAGAACACCAAGGCCTTCTTGATGGCGAGAGGGCGGGCGCTTCCCGGCGGCGAGACGGGCTTGTCGGCGCCCGTGGCTTTCCAGTATCCGCTTCCGGCGGCCCTGTTGGGCCGGGAGCCGTTGGGGTACTTCCGGTCCCTGGGGGTGAAGAAGTACCACTCCCTCTGCCCGAACAACGCCTTCTCTGTTTCcaccacaaggaagaagaagaggcttgAGATCCTTCCAGCCCAACCGTGTCAGAATCGTGTTGCAGAGGAAGGCGGATGGGTGCGTACCTGGAAGCTCCCAGGGGTCGTACTTGTAGAGATCGACCTCGGCGATGATGGGCACCGGCAGGCGCTGGCACGCGGCCTTGCGGCAGAGGTAATGGACGACGAGCTCCTCGTCGGTGGGGTGGAATCGGAACCCCGGCGGCAGGTTCAGCTCCGCCTCCGCGTCTCTCGTCCTCCTCCCCATCGCTCCTATGTCTCCTTCTTCTTTAACTAATGCCGCagacttcttcttctcttcctcctctcgttATTGTGCCATGGGGAGAAGGGGGGAGGATAGATATAGAGTGATGAGGCAGAGACGAAACCGGTGGCGTTTGGAACGTGGAACTTGAGACGCaacgaagaggggggggggggcggcggTGGGGCCGCCACTGGCTGTGAAGCACACACGTGGTGGTGGGCGGGAGGAGGATGAGGTTGGCGCGGGGAAGCTTCCACCGAGGGGACTCGCCCAACGTGCCAATTGGAGGCGGTCAAAGGCGGACGGGGAGGAGTCGGCTGGACTCGCGTTCAAGGTGAGGTCAAATCTCGGCCTCGTGTACAGTGTTCGGTAGAGCCGTCGCGGTCGGACTAATGTCACGGACTACTTACTCACCCGCTCCTCCCCGCCCACCACTATCACGTGCCGGTGACAGCCGTCGAAACAGCATGTCCGTTCGATCTCTAAGTAGCGAAAGCAAGCAGGCGTGCTCCAAAGATTCGTCTTAGTTGGCTCTCTGGAACCTTCACGTGTCGCGTTCTCGATCCAGCCAGGGGGAGGCTCGAGTGTCTCTCATGCTACCACCAAATGCGTGAATATTTCGGATACTACATGAATTTTTcctaatatgattttttatttaatgCATATGCAACGGATTTAGTAGGACTTAAATTGATCGAGTCAAAGGTGTTAGTGCAAAAGCCGTGGCCTCCGGGCCGACACggttcggttcgggtccggacgacggggatctctccgggggcgttcctcgagcccgctgaggaggTCGGGGGCGATGTCCGATCGGAACGGTGTAGTCGTCTCTTCCGGGCAGGAACTCATCGCCTGCGCGTCCGGGAGAGACATTCGacctcgcacctgcacaaagtgtTTGTATCCTTTTTCTCCTCCCCCATCGTTTAGAACGCAGGGACATTTATAGGGAAATTtagcgttacctgatgtgcctgcccgcaggagcaggatcgtacctctgatggcgtctgacatggcTGTTGGTGTTGCGTGAAGGACCGAACTACCGCATGGCATGGGCGTGCCTCGGTCATCGTTCTCCTCTGCTTCGGCCAAGCGCGTTGGGTcgcaacgatgaagtcgttgtctgagagcgggtgacgtcggCGCACATCGCGTCGGTATTATTGTCCTCTTTGGGTAGAGTGTCATCCCGGCGTGACTGACGTCGTGACGCATCATGTTGTCGCGTCGGCATTATTGCCCCGATTAAAATGAGTAAGCAATAGATTCATTTTCAAGATGGAATATTACGAGGGGAATGAATTGGAGTGAAACTGAGGATGTGAATCCACTACGTATGCGAAGACACGTCATTTACTGATTTCTCTGTGATGAGACATGATTATTAGCTTGGCAGGATGGTTGACTCGAGCTGAGCCTGGTCAACAAATAGTGAAGCAACTTAACATACCACTTCCCAAAGCTGTGGGCTGCCAAACTATCACTCGGGCAAATTTAGGGCTTGCATGACGCTACATTATGTGCTtttcttttatcatatgaaaattAGCAT contains the following coding sequences:
- the LOC135640463 gene encoding NAC domain-containing protein 68-like; protein product: MGRRTRDAEAELNLPPGFRFHPTDEELVVHYLCRKAACQRLPVPIIAEVDLYKYDPWELPEKALFGQREWYFFTPRDRKYPNGSRPNRAAGSGYWKATGADKPVSPPGSARPLAIKKALVFYHGKAPRGLKTDWIMHEYRLADTNRSPNRKGSLRLDDWVLCRLYNKKNSWEKKMQAKEEATMETSEINEDAGSDSLRTPESDIEHAGFPELDDLVRQGCHPFHTLEKLKEESDWFVDLNLEELQNPFAGIASLPVVDVVNQECCFFPSMGSPYLKTTQIMPPF
- the LOC135640462 gene encoding NAC transcription factor 29-like, with the protein product MASSPSVTMSDPASLPPGFRFHPTDEELIQHYLRNQASSLPCPVSIIAEVDIYKFDPWDLPAKAMFGEQEWYFFSPRDRKYPNGVRPNRAAASGYWKATGTDKPIHRSGGNEHIGVKKALVFYKGRPPRGRKTNWIMHEYRLAEAHHGNTYKPMKFKNASMRLDDWVLCRIYKKNHNLQSVPPLVDQEQEDSGSGDIYLSSFRSTEQPSGLRLQKSFSVSDFLENYSAPPSHLFDNLPEMQGSELALLMAQPSTNQLKTDNSNCSNDNYTFAPYKIREESAAPVAANPTKRQRTTESYLDGMNDLLHPWKKPSSDATIYTTEFSDQFDGTQCNLLNQRFFNQQLLLNPQLGLH